The sequence AACCCCCACTCTGGACGAGTTTGGCTGCAACCTAACTCAATTGGCTCTGGAGGGTAAATTAGATCCCGTCGTTGGGCGTCAGAAGGAAATCGAACGGGTAATCCAAATCCTGGGACGTCGTACTAAGAATAACCCCGTCTTGATAGGCGAGCCCGGCGTGGGTAAAACTGCTATTGCCGAGGGCCTGGCACAGAGAATTGCTAACAAAGACGTTCCCGAACTGCTGGAAGACAAACGGGTTGTTACTCTAGACATTGGCTTGTTGGTGGCCGGCACCAAATACCGTGGCGAATTTGAAGAGCGTCTCAAGAAGATCATGGACGAGATTCGCCAGGCGGGGAATGTAATACTAGTAATAGATGAAGTACATACCCTGATAGGTGCTGGTGCCGCTGAGGGAGCCATCGATGCGGCTAACATTCTCAAGCCAGCCCTGGCCAGAGGGGAATTACAGTGCATCGGGGCCACCACGCTGGATGAGTACCGCAAACACATAGAAAGAGATGCGGCCTTGGCCCGTCGTTTCCAACCGGTAATGGTAGGAGAACCCACCGTAGAGGAAACCATTGAGATTCTCTTCGGTTTGCGGGAGCGTTACGAGCAACACCACAAACTCAAAATCACCGACGAGGCCTTGGTAGCCGCAGCTAAACTGTCCGATCGTTATATCAGTGACCGCTACCTGCCCGACAAGGCTATTGACCTCATTGATGAAGCGGGCTCTAGGGTGCGTCTGCTCAATTCTCAATTGCCCCCAGAAGCTAAAGAGTTAGACCAAGAATTGAGAAGGGTTCTCAAAGAAAAGGACGAGGCGGTAAGGGCTCAAGACTTCGATCGGGCAGGGGCTCTCAGGGATCGAGAAATGGAAATCAAGGCTCAAATTCGCGCTTTGGCAGAACAGAAGAAGAGAAGTGCCTCTGCCAATGACATGCCTGTGGTAACAGAAGAGGACATTGCCCACATCGTCGCCTCCTGGACGGGGGTGCCGGTACAAAAACTCACCGAGTCCGAGGCCGATAAGCTGCTACACATGGAGGAAACCCTCCATAAGCGGATTATTGGTCAGGAGGACGCTGTCAAGGCCGTTGCCCGTGCCATCCGCCGTGCCCGTGTCGGCCTGAAAAATCCCAATCGTCCCATCGCCTCCTTCATCTTCTCCGGACCTACCGGCGTTGGTAAGACCGAGTTGACAAAGGCCCTGGCTGACTACCTGTTCGGCTCCGAGGAGGCCATGATTCGTCTGGATATGTCTGAATACATGGAACGTCATACGGTTTCTAAATTGATTGGCTCTCCTCCGGGCTATGTGGGTTACAATGAGGGGGGACAACTCACCGAGGCTGTGCGTCGTCGTCCATACAGCGTAGTCCTGTTTGACGAGATCGAGAAGGCACACCCTGACGTCTTCAACATCCTCCTCCAAATCCTTGAAGACGGCCGTCTCACTGATTCCAAAGGTCGTACTGTAGATTTCAAGAATACTTTGATAATAATGACCTCCAATATAGGCTCTAAGGTAATCGAAAAAGGAGGTGGCGGTTTAGGGTTTGAGTTGGAGGAGAACAAGACAGAGG comes from Geminocystis sp. M7585_C2015_104 and encodes:
- a CDS encoding ATP-dependent Clp protease ATP-binding subunit, which encodes MFERFTEKAIKVIMLAQEEARRLGHNFVGTEQILLGLIGEGTGIAAKVLKSMGVNLKDARIEVEKIIGRGSGFVAVEIPFTPRAKRVLELSLEEARQLGHNYIGTEHLLLGLIREGEGVAARVLENLGVDLAKVRTQVIRMLGETESTPIGVGGSSRSNKTPTLDEFGCNLTQLALEGKLDPVVGRQKEIERVIQILGRRTKNNPVLIGEPGVGKTAIAEGLAQRIANKDVPELLEDKRVVTLDIGLLVAGTKYRGEFEERLKKIMDEIRQAGNVILVIDEVHTLIGAGAAEGAIDAANILKPALARGELQCIGATTLDEYRKHIERDAALARRFQPVMVGEPTVEETIEILFGLRERYEQHHKLKITDEALVAAAKLSDRYISDRYLPDKAIDLIDEAGSRVRLLNSQLPPEAKELDQELRRVLKEKDEAVRAQDFDRAGALRDREMEIKAQIRALAEQKKRSASANDMPVVTEEDIAHIVASWTGVPVQKLTESEADKLLHMEETLHKRIIGQEDAVKAVARAIRRARVGLKNPNRPIASFIFSGPTGVGKTELTKALADYLFGSEEAMIRLDMSEYMERHTVSKLIGSPPGYVGYNEGGQLTEAVRRRPYSVVLFDEIEKAHPDVFNILLQILEDGRLTDSKGRTVDFKNTLIIMTSNIGSKVIEKGGGGLGFELEENKTEAQYNRIRSLVHEELKNYFRPEFLNRVDEIIVFRQLTKDEVKQIADLLLKEVFSRLTEQNIHLQVTDKFKERIIEEGYNPSYGARPLRRAIMRLLEDVLAEEILSNRIQEGDSAIVDVDENGQVVIRKEEKDNPMLLKSAN